The following DNA comes from Coraliomargarita parva.
CGCGAATCCGCCGCCGACAATATCATCTACCGCCAGATCGAGCGCATCCGCTCCGGTCAGGACCTGTTTACCTCGGTCGACGAACTCTCCCGCGAAGCGAACCTCTCCCGCATCCACTACAGCCGCTGCTTCCGCCGGATCGCCAACGAACCCCCCAATCGCTTTCTCATTCGACAGCGCATCGAACGGGCCTGTATCCTCCTGCGCAACTCCAACTGGACGATTGAAACAATCGCCGAGACCATCGGCTATTCGGATGTCTACTTCTTCAGCCGGCAGTTCCGCCAGGTCATGCACACGACCCCAAGAAAATTCAGGCACGAACAAGCCTAGTGACGGGGATACGGCGTGTGCGTTGAAGTATAGGTCCTGCAGGCGCCCGCAAGCGGGACACGCCACGCCGTAGGGACGAAGGCGGGCACGCCACGGCGGTTATCAGGAAGGCGGAGGGCGGAGACCTGAAACCTGAAGTTTCTTTGAGGTAGGGACGGATATCCCTATCCGTCCGAGAGGCCTAAGACGCAGACTGCCCATGGCGGCTTCCCGCTTATACCTTTTGGTGGCGCGGCAAAATCATGCGTCCGCAGCGGTGTTGCCAGTGTCGTTCGACGAACCACCCCGTCTGCCGCAAGGGCGGCATCCACCCCTCCTTAGCCAAGGAGGGGAACATAGAAAGCGGGCACGCCACCTTCCTACTTTATAACTTTCCTACCTTTTCACCGGCGAAGCCTGAGCGAAGCCGGTTCCCACTCCAGAGGCCTTGAGCTTGTCGAACGGGAAACGATCGCCTAGGTTTAGAATCCTAACCCTCCTGCCACAACCCAAGATCGCCTACGTGTCCTCCCCCGATCACCCCCATGCCCAGAAATTCGGCACGCCCGCCGAATCCCAAAACACCAACGCCTACCTGCGCCAGCGCATCGGCCTGATACTTGGCCCGGTCCTCTTTCTGGTCCTGCTCCTGATGCCCTCCCCGGAAGGGATGTCGGCCGAAGCCCAACGGGTCGCGGCAGTCGCGGGACTGATGGCCACCTGGTGGATCAGCGAAGCCATCCCGATCCCCGCAACCAGCCTCCTGCCCATCGCGCTCTTTCCCCTGCTGGGCATCATGCCCACGCCCAAGGCGACGATTCCCTATGCCAACCACCTGATTTTCCTCTTCATGGGCGGGTTCATCATCGCGCTGTCCATGCAGCGCTGGAACCTGCACCAACGCATCGCCCTGCACGTCATCCACGCGGTGGGCTTCTCCCCCAACCGTCTGGTCTTCGGGTTCATGCTCGCGACCGGGTCGCTGTCCGCCTTCGTCTCCAATACCGCGACCGCCATCATGATGATGCCCATCGGCATGGCGGTCATGTCGGAGGCCTCCAGCGCGGTCCAGCTCAGCGGCAACGAGCAGGCACGGCAGGCCTCCGCCGCACTCGGCACCAACCTCATGCTCGGCATCGCCTACGCCGCCTCCATCGGCGGGCTCGCCACCCTCATCGGCACGCCCCCCAATACCGTCCTCGCCGGCTACCTGGGAAAGACCTACGGCTACGAAATCTCCTTCGCCAAATGGATGCTGGTCGGCGCCCCCCTCGCCTGTCTCTTTATCCCCCTCTGCTGGCTCTGGCTCACCCGTTTCGCCAATCCCATGAAAGGCCTCGTCCTGCCCAACAGCCGTGAGATCATCGAAGAAGAGCTGCAGAAGCTCGGCAAGATGAGCAAGGGCGAGCGCTGGGCCTCGATTGTCTTCGGCCTGACCGCACTGTCCTGGATCTTCCGGCCGCAAATCGCGCAAGTGTTCCCGCGCCCCGAAATGATCAAGGATGCCACCATCGCGATGGGTGGCGCCATCGCGCTGTTCATGATCCCGGTGGATTGGAAGCGGCTCGAATTTGTCATGAACTGGCAATGGGCGGCCAAGTTGCCCTGGGGCGTCCTGACCCTCTTCGGCGGCGGACTGGCCCTCGCCCAGGGTTTCGACGCCTCCGGCCTGGCCGAATGGACGATCGACCAGGTACAGGTCCTTGAGTCCCTGCCGATCCTCTTTGTCATCATGGGCATTGCCCTGATGGTCACCTTCCTCACGGAGCTGACTTCCAACACCGCCACCTCCACCCTGCTCATGCCCGTCCTCGCCGGCATTGCCATCGGTCTCGGCCAAAACCCACTCCTCCTGCTGGCACCCGCCGCCATCTCCGCCTCCTGCGCCTTTATGCTGCCCGTCGCCACCCCGCCCAACGCCATCATCTTCGGCTCCGGCCAGGTCACCATCCCCCAGATGATGCGGAGCGGCTTCGGCTTGAATCTCATCGGGGTCTTCCTCGTCACCACGATCACCTACCTCTGTCTCATCCCCGCCTTTGATATCGTCCTCGGCGAACTGCCCCAATGGGCGCGCTGAAGCGGAAGAGGCCGGAGACCTCTGGAAGGATGAGGGCGGAGACCTGAGACCTGACTGACAACACCGCAAGCGGACGCGCCCTTCGACCTAAGCTCAGAATAGACAGAAGCATGTCCCTCCATACTACTAGCGAACCATTGAGACAGACGTGATGAACCTGGAGGGATGCGCTTCGCGCGTCCGCCGAGTACACCTAGACCTCGCGTTCGACCACCCCGTCCCCGGCAAGCGGGGACACCCCTCCTAAACTAGGAGGGGAACTTTGAGAGCGAAGCCATCAACACCCAAGAATCTGTGGGGCGTCCGCAAGCGGACACCTGGTGTTATTTCATTCAACAAAAATACAACCCCGCACTCACGGCACAGAAAGGCCGGCCCTTTTGATGGGCCGGCCTGCGGTGGAAATGTCTGGGTCCTGTCTTACTTG
Coding sequences within:
- a CDS encoding SLC13 family permease; the encoded protein is MSSPDHPHAQKFGTPAESQNTNAYLRQRIGLILGPVLFLVLLLMPSPEGMSAEAQRVAAVAGLMATWWISEAIPIPATSLLPIALFPLLGIMPTPKATIPYANHLIFLFMGGFIIALSMQRWNLHQRIALHVIHAVGFSPNRLVFGFMLATGSLSAFVSNTATAIMMMPIGMAVMSEASSAVQLSGNEQARQASAALGTNLMLGIAYAASIGGLATLIGTPPNTVLAGYLGKTYGYEISFAKWMLVGAPLACLFIPLCWLWLTRFANPMKGLVLPNSREIIEEELQKLGKMSKGERWASIVFGLTALSWIFRPQIAQVFPRPEMIKDATIAMGGAIALFMIPVDWKRLEFVMNWQWAAKLPWGVLTLFGGGLALAQGFDASGLAEWTIDQVQVLESLPILFVIMGIALMVTFLTELTSNTATSTLLMPVLAGIAIGLGQNPLLLLAPAAISASCAFMLPVATPPNAIIFGSGQVTIPQMMRSGFGLNLIGVFLVTTITYLCLIPAFDIVLGELPQWAR